Below is a window of Acidobacteriota bacterium DNA.
GCGCAAAGAAGTGCGCACGTGGTGGGGCACCCTGTATACGGATTTCGTGAAGATGGGGATTCGCGGTTTTTGGAACGATATGGACGAGCCGTCCGTGTTTGTCCCATCCAAGACGGCTCCGCTCGATACGGTGCACAGCGTGGAAGGCCGCATTACCGACCATCGCGAAATCCACAACGTACTTGGCATGGAGAATGTGCACGCCACCTACGACGGAATGTTGCAACTGCAGCCGAATTTGCGGCCGTTTGTCCTGACGCGCGCCGCCTTCGCCGGAACCCAGCGCTATTCGGCCACTTGGACGGGAGACAACACCGCGAGTTGGAATCACATGCGGATTTCAATTCCGCAAATGGCGAACCTCGGGATCTCGGGATATTCGTTCATCGGCGCCGATATCGGCGGCTTCAACGGCAGCCCTACTCCCGAATTGCTGACGCGCTGGATGGAACTCGGCGTTTTCAATCCCATGTATCGCAATCACGGCAACAAGGGGACGCGCTTCCGCGAGCCATGGGTGGACGGCCGCGAGCATGAGAGCATCCGCAAACGCTACATCGAAACCCGCTACCGCCTCTTGCCCTATATCTACACCAGTATGGAAGAGAGCTCGCGTACGGGAGTGCCGCAGATGCGCCCGATGTTTTTTGAATTCCCCGAGGAAGAAGCACTCGCCACCAACGGCGAGGAGTTCATGTTCGGAAGTAGCCTGCTGGTCGCACCGAAGGTGTGGCCTTTCGTCGATCCCTATTTAGTCACGTTGCCCAAGGGCGACTGGTACGATTTCTGGACTGGCAGCCGGATGGACGGAGGAAAGACGATCAGCGTCGATCCGCCGCTCGATACACTCCCCGTTTATGTTCGCGCCGGCAGCATCGTGCCGCAGCAGCCCGTGATCCAACATGTCGGCGAGACCCCGCAAGGGCCGCTCGCACTGCATGTTTATCCCGGACCGCAATGCAGTGGCGATCTCTACATGGATGACGGGAATACACTCGCCTACCAGCATGGAGAAACTCTGCGGGTGCACTTCAGTTGCAGCGCGGATCAAGGATCGGTCCAGGTTGAAATTGGAGCCGCACAAGGGCCCTATCAGCCATGGTTCAAGGACATGCAGATTGTCGTGTACGGCGTCGCCGGAAAACCTTCGAGTGTAAACCTCGACGGCAAAGCGATTTCATCCTGGAGTCAGAAAGCAGGCGCGGTTTCGATCTCCGGGGTCCCCTGGTCTGCGAGCGGCCATACCGTACGTGTTAATCTCGCGACGAAATAACGAGACACCCGCAAATTTCAACTACTTCGCCGCACCGGCGGGCTTGAGAACCGCGGTGTTGCGTTCGTCACTCGAAACGATGCGGTAGAACTTTTTGAGTTCCTCCATCTTCTCCACCGGCACACTCAGTTCCTTCACTTCAAAAGTCCGACTGTAGTGAATGACATCCCCTTTGGCTTCCGTTCGCGAATGGTAACTGGCAAAGCTGTAGTCGCTGTCCACGGGAGGAGGTAAGTCATCCACTACATATCCGGCAGGAATCGTGATTTCGAAATTATCCGTGTCCTTGACCGGCCCTTCGAATTCGACCGGAAACTTGCGCGGATCCTTGGTTTCGAGAATGCCCGACGACTTGCTGCCGACTACTCTTGGGCGCAGCAAGATCAGGTCGCCGGCATTCTTCGCGTACTTGTCCGATTCAAACGAGTAGTCGAAGCCGAAGGGCTGGTCAATCCGTTGCAGGTTGACGACGCTGGCACGGGTGATCCGAAAACTTGTCAGCGAGCTGCCTAACAGGCTCTCGATCGGCTTGATGCGATCCACGTCCTTGGTGACGGTGCGCAAGCGCCACCTTTCCGACCACGCGCGATCTCCCAATCGCAATTCGTTGACATTTCCCTTGAGAGTTCCATTGGTGTCGAGCGTCAATTTTCCGGTGCGTTGAATTCCGTTCATCCTGGAAGGCTGTTGCGGCAACTGAATCAACTCCCCGCCTTCGGGGGTTACGAGCAAGCCATAGTTCGCCTGCAAGTATCCACCAATCTGGCCAAAGGGCATCATTTCATTGGTGGGATCGAAGAACAGAAGTCTCCCGAGCTTGGGATGCTCGACGGTTGCGATCAGCGAAGGATCGGAGATGTTGCTCGGCAATTTAATGGCGGTGACCAGGTGATTGAAGCCATTGTGAGCCGGCGCGTCCCTAGCGACTGCACCACGCTCCGTGTTGATCACAACGAAGTAGGAATCTACCCCGATTTCTCGCAGCATGGTGCGCATCAACGTCGCTTTGTCTTTGCAGTCTCCATAGCGATTTGAAAATACCTCGGACGCCGCGTGGGGCTGCAAACCTCCTATGCCGAGTTGGATCGCGACATAGCGGATGTTGTGTTGCACAAAATCGGCCAGCGCTTGCATCTTGGGAAGCGTGGCGTTCTTGGAGGAACTCAGGCTGGCTACTTGTTCTTTTATTTGCGCAGAGCCGTCGAGTCGTCCCTCTGCGAGATTGGCGTACCACATGCCCATTTCTTTCCAGTTCGCCAGTTCATTCTTCTTCGAAGTCCCACCTGGGGGGAAGAACGAAAGAACCATCTGCGCCGCCACTCCAATCGTGGGTGGCATATCGGGCTCTTCCCGAATTGCTTTGATATCGCTCACGGTCCATTGGGCCAGGTTGTTCGACTCCGCAGCCTTGGTCTCCGGATGATTCAACCAAGAAGCTTTGTACTCCCAGCCAGCCGGGAGTTCGAGGGAGAAATGGCTCTCCCGGATGGGATCATCTTCCTGGAAGTGCC
It encodes the following:
- a CDS encoding glycoside hydrolase family 31 protein, which translates into the protein MRAVRNAILIFSVLVSQRMVADTGWQTLGDFVSAQANGNQVELTAQRGKVRIFATAPGVIRVTYGPGGTLPPDRSFAVLPNAFPSITSLRVSETGAALELRTDSLVVRIDKSPLRINFLDGNGSAIWQESADHPAAFNGTEFRVWHAMPDDEHYFGLGDKSGPLDHRDLSFTNWNTDMFAWQESTDPLYKTIPFFLGMRHGAAYGVFLDNTYRSNFDFGKEARNLNSFGSDGAALDYYFFYGPTPRHVVEQFTQLVGRTPLPPLFALGYQQCRYSYYPESQVLDIAAEFRKRKIPADVIYLDIDYQQDNRPFTVNRERFPTMEKMVTQLGDEGFKLVTITDLHIAKLPGYRPYDEGAKNGYFLKNPDGSVFVGKVWPGDSVFPDFTRKEVRTWWGTLYTDFVKMGIRGFWNDMDEPSVFVPSKTAPLDTVHSVEGRITDHREIHNVLGMENVHATYDGMLQLQPNLRPFVLTRAAFAGTQRYSATWTGDNTASWNHMRISIPQMANLGISGYSFIGADIGGFNGSPTPELLTRWMELGVFNPMYRNHGNKGTRFREPWVDGREHESIRKRYIETRYRLLPYIYTSMEESSRTGVPQMRPMFFEFPEEEALATNGEEFMFGSSLLVAPKVWPFVDPYLVTLPKGDWYDFWTGSRMDGGKTISVDPPLDTLPVYVRAGSIVPQQPVIQHVGETPQGPLALHVYPGPQCSGDLYMDDGNTLAYQHGETLRVHFSCSADQGSVQVEIGAAQGPYQPWFKDMQIVVYGVAGKPSSVNLDGKAISSWSQKAGAVSISGVPWSASGHTVRVNLATK
- a CDS encoding DUF3857 and transglutaminase domain-containing protein: MKSRLCCSRVQRPPATRRAALFSVGVVVAFLSCLQSAWAGDAPQWMHALTSATLPSYDEKTDAVLLYSDTSVTVLSTDKIRTHVREAYKILRVSGRERGTVYVYTNPQRKLKSLHAWCIPAQGKDFEVKDKDAIEAAPSTEGGELISDVKYKIIHVPAPDPGNIIGYEYELEEQPFFLQVVWHFQEDDPIRESHFSLELPAGWEYKASWLNHPETKAAESNNLAQWTVSDIKAIREEPDMPPTIGVAAQMVLSFFPPGGTSKKNELANWKEMGMWYANLAEGRLDGSAQIKEQVASLSSSKNATLPKMQALADFVQHNIRYVAIQLGIGGLQPHAASEVFSNRYGDCKDKATLMRTMLREIGVDSYFVVINTERGAVARDAPAHNGFNHLVTAIKLPSNISDPSLIATVEHPKLGRLLFFDPTNEMMPFGQIGGYLQANYGLLVTPEGGELIQLPQQPSRMNGIQRTGKLTLDTNGTLKGNVNELRLGDRAWSERWRLRTVTKDVDRIKPIESLLGSSLTSFRITRASVVNLQRIDQPFGFDYSFESDKYAKNAGDLILLRPRVVGSKSSGILETKDPRKFPVEFEGPVKDTDNFEITIPAGYVVDDLPPPVDSDYSFASYHSRTEAKGDVIHYSRTFEVKELSVPVEKMEELKKFYRIVSSDERNTAVLKPAGAAK